A genomic segment from Glycine max cultivar Williams 82 chromosome 1, Glycine_max_v4.0, whole genome shotgun sequence encodes:
- the LOC106799450 gene encoding uncharacterized protein, with translation MDKYPRLYRISDQQKQIIMNMGNNTNGGWEWKLSWRRALFDSEIQMADNFLGELSQQQIQPNREDRWSWKHDQTGYYSTKSGYDLIWEAQMGANQNLDFVDIWKLKIPSKSLVFAWRIIRDRLPTRMNLRRRQVVINEVQCPFCGDVEEEAAHLEIWRQTLEHILISGPPT, from the coding sequence ATGGACAAATATCCAAGGCTGTACCGAATTTCTGATCAACAGAAACAAATCATTATGAATATGGGGAATAACACCAACGGCGGATGGGAGTGGAAGCTATCTTGGAGGAGGGCTCTTTTTGatagtgaaattcaaatggcagaTAATTTCCTTGGAGAACTATCACAGCAGCAGATTCAGCCAAATAGGGAGGATAGGTGGAGCTGGAAGCATGATCAAACTGGATACTACTCAACAAAAAGCGGATATGACTTGATATGGGAAGCACAGATGGGAGCTAATCAGAATTTGGACTTTGTGGACATTTGGAAGCTCAAAATACCAAGTAAATCATTGGTTTTTGCTTGGAGGATAATTAGGGACAGACTTCCAACTAGGATGAATCTTAGAAGGCGGCAAGTTGTGATAAATGAGGTACAGTGCCCATTTTGTGGAGATGTAGAGGAGGAGGCTGCCCATTTAGAAATATGGAGACAGACTTTGGAACACATTTTAATCAGTGGTCCTCCAACCTAA